Proteins from a single region of Calonectris borealis chromosome 14, bCalBor7.hap1.2, whole genome shotgun sequence:
- the CHURC1 gene encoding protein Churchill isoform X1 — protein MCGGCVGTEYPERGTTCLEGGSFLLNFVGCAQCGRRDFVLLGNRAAGLHGGDEIVTYDHLCKNCHHLIARHEYTFSVVDDYQPGCGGRPTKLPCGSDPGCRDGGSATARAPLVLKT, from the exons aTGTGCGGGGGCTGCGTGGGCACCGAGTACCCGGAGCGG GGCACCACCTGCCTGGAGGGCGGCTCCTTCCTCCTTAACTTCGTGGGGTGCGCGCAGTGCGGCCGCCGGGACTTCGTGCTGCTCGGCAACCGCGCCGCCGGCCTGCACGGCGGGGACGAGATCGTCACCTACGACC ACCTGTGCAAGAACTGCCACCACCTGATCGCGCGCCACGAGTACACCTTCAGCGTGGTGGATGACTACCAG CCTGGATGTGGCGGACGCCCGACGAAGCTGCCCTGCGGCTCCGACCCTGGCTGCAGGGACGGGGGGAGCGCCACGGCCCGAGCCCCCCTTGTGCTGAAGACATGA
- the MAX gene encoding protein max isoform X1 yields the protein MSDNDDIEVESDEEQPRFQSAADKRAHHNALERKRRDHIKDSFHSLRDSVPSLQGEKVSASRAQILDKATEYIQYMRRKNHTHQQDIDDLKRQNALLEQQVRALEKARSSAQLQANYPSTDNSLYTNPKGSTISAFDGGSDSSSDSEPDEPQSRKKLRMEAS from the exons ATGAGCGACAACGATGACATCGAGGTGGAGAGCGAC GAGGAGCAGCCGAGGTTTCAGTCCGCG GCCGACAAACGGGCTCATCACAACGCGCTGGAACGCAAGCGCAGGGACCACATCAAGGACAGCTTCCACAGCCTGCGGGACTCCGTCCCCTCCCTCCAAGGAGAGAAGGTGAGT GCATCCCGGGCCCAAATCCTGGACAAAGCCACAGAGTACATCCAGTACATGCGCCGGAAAAACCACACGCACCAGCAGGACATCGACGACCTCAAGCGGCAGAACGCTCTCCTGGAGCAGCAAG TGCGCGCGCTGGAGAAGGCCCGGTCGAGCGCCCAGCTGCAGGCCAACTACCCCTCGACGGACAACAGCCTCTACACCAACCCCAAGGGCAGCACCATCTCCGCCTTCGACGGCGGCTCCGACTCCAGCTCCGACTCGGAGCCCGACGAGCCGCAGAGCAGGAAGAAGCTGCGTATGGAGGCCAGTTAg
- the CHURC1 gene encoding protein Churchill isoform X3: MCGGCVGTEYPERCGRRDFVLLGNRAAGLHGGDEIVTYDHLCKNCHHLIARHEYTFSVVDDYQPGCGGRPTKLPCGSDPGCRDGGSATARAPLVLKT, translated from the exons aTGTGCGGGGGCTGCGTGGGCACCGAGTACCCGGAGCGG TGCGGCCGCCGGGACTTCGTGCTGCTCGGCAACCGCGCCGCCGGCCTGCACGGCGGGGACGAGATCGTCACCTACGACC ACCTGTGCAAGAACTGCCACCACCTGATCGCGCGCCACGAGTACACCTTCAGCGTGGTGGATGACTACCAG CCTGGATGTGGCGGACGCCCGACGAAGCTGCCCTGCGGCTCCGACCCTGGCTGCAGGGACGGGGGGAGCGCCACGGCCCGAGCCCCCCTTGTGCTGAAGACATGA
- the RAB15 gene encoding ras-related protein Rab-15 isoform X2 yields the protein MGTGEPGSRGHQGMGKPWEPGSRGTGEPGAPGSSSTGEVGNRGHRETMGTGEPGAPGSHSTEELGNRGHRRAAALGNRQDQGATAPGKPWAPGSREQQAATAPGNWEHWGAGNGEHRAATAPGNGGHGAAAASGNREHWGAAASGNWGHGRATAQRNRGHGEHREHPPGSGAGASTHAVTQHPPGPLARPGTRCVDFKMKTIEVDGIKVRIQIWDTAGQERYQTITKQYYRRAQGIFLVYDIGSERSYQHIVKWASDVDEYAPDGVQKILIGNKADEEHKSWPGSTGWTSTRPAPAATSTSRSPSRG from the exons ATGGGCACAGGGGAACCGGGGAGCCGTGGGCACCAGGGAATGGGAAAACCGTGGGAACCGGGGAGCCGTGGCACTGGGGAACCGGGAGcaccgggcagcagcagcaccggggaAGTGGGAAACCGTGGGCACCGGGAAACCATGGGCACCGGGGAGCCGGGAGCACCGGGCAGCCACAGCACGGAGGAACTGGGAAACCGGGGGCACCGGAGAGCCGCGGCACTGGGGAACCGGCAGGACCAGGGAGCCACGGCACCAGGGAAACCATGGGCACCGGGAAGccgggagcagcaggcagccacGGCAccggggaactgggagcactggggagccgGGAATGGGGAGCACCGGGCAGCCACAGCACCGGGAAACGGAGGGCACGGGGCAGCCGCGGCATCAGGGAACCGGGAGCACTGGGGAGCTGCGGCATCGGGGAACTGGGGGCACGGGAGAGCCACAGCACAGCGAAACCGGGGGCACGGGGAGCACCGGGAGCACccgcccggcagcggggccggggccagcaCCCACGCAGTGACCCAGCACCCACCGGGGCCGCTGGCCAGGCCTGGGACCAGGT gtgTCGACTTCAAGATGAAGACCATCGAAGTGGACGGCATTAAGGTGCGGATACAGATCTG GGACACGGCAGGCCAGGAGCGGTACCAGACCATCACCAAGCAGTACTACCGGCGGGCGCAG GGCATCTTCCTGGTGTACGACATCGGCAGCGAGCGCTCCTACCAGCACATCGTGAAGTGGGCCAGCGACGTGGATgag taCGCGCCCGACGGCGTCCAGAAAATCCTCATCGGGAACAAGGCGGACGAGGAGCACAAGAG CTGGCCAGGGAGTACGGGATGGACTTCTACGAGACCAGCGCCTGCAGCAACCTCAACATCAAGGAg tccTTCACGCGGCTGA
- the CHURC1 gene encoding protein Churchill isoform X2: protein MCGGCVGTEYPERGTTCLEGGSFLLNFVGCAQCGRRDFVLLGNRAAGLHGGDEIVTYDHLCKNCHHLIARHEYTFSVVDDYQEYTMLCLLCGRAEDSISILPDDPRQMTPLF from the exons aTGTGCGGGGGCTGCGTGGGCACCGAGTACCCGGAGCGG GGCACCACCTGCCTGGAGGGCGGCTCCTTCCTCCTTAACTTCGTGGGGTGCGCGCAGTGCGGCCGCCGGGACTTCGTGCTGCTCGGCAACCGCGCCGCCGGCCTGCACGGCGGGGACGAGATCGTCACCTACGACC ACCTGTGCAAGAACTGCCACCACCTGATCGCGCGCCACGAGTACACCTTCAGCGTGGTGGATGACTACCAG GAGTACACCATGCTGTGCCTGCTCTGCGGCCGGGCCGAGGACTCCATCAGCATCCTGCCCGACGACCCCCGCCAGATGACCCCGCTCTTCTGA
- the RAB15 gene encoding ras-related protein Rab-15 isoform X1, which yields MGTGEPGSRGHQGMGKPWEPGSRGTGEPGAPGSSSTGEVGNRGHRETMGTGEPGAPGSHSTEELGNRGHRRAAALGNRQDQGATAPGKPWAPGSREQQAATAPGNWEHWGAGNGEHRAATAPGNGGHGAAAASGNREHWGAAASGNWGHGRATAQRNRGHGEHREHPPGSGAGASTHAVTQHPPGPLARPGTRCVDFKMKTIEVDGIKVRIQIWDTAGQERYQTITKQYYRRAQGIFLVYDIGSERSYQHIVKWASDVDEYAPDGVQKILIGNKADEEHKRQVAREQGLQLAREYGMDFYETSACSNLNIKESFTRLTELVLQAHRKELEGLRGPPRTPTLARLEEDEQQPPGSEDSPKACWC from the exons ATGGGCACAGGGGAACCGGGGAGCCGTGGGCACCAGGGAATGGGAAAACCGTGGGAACCGGGGAGCCGTGGCACTGGGGAACCGGGAGcaccgggcagcagcagcaccggggaAGTGGGAAACCGTGGGCACCGGGAAACCATGGGCACCGGGGAGCCGGGAGCACCGGGCAGCCACAGCACGGAGGAACTGGGAAACCGGGGGCACCGGAGAGCCGCGGCACTGGGGAACCGGCAGGACCAGGGAGCCACGGCACCAGGGAAACCATGGGCACCGGGAAGccgggagcagcaggcagccacGGCAccggggaactgggagcactggggagccgGGAATGGGGAGCACCGGGCAGCCACAGCACCGGGAAACGGAGGGCACGGGGCAGCCGCGGCATCAGGGAACCGGGAGCACTGGGGAGCTGCGGCATCGGGGAACTGGGGGCACGGGAGAGCCACAGCACAGCGAAACCGGGGGCACGGGGAGCACCGGGAGCACccgcccggcagcggggccggggccagcaCCCACGCAGTGACCCAGCACCCACCGGGGCCGCTGGCCAGGCCTGGGACCAGGT gtgTCGACTTCAAGATGAAGACCATCGAAGTGGACGGCATTAAGGTGCGGATACAGATCTG GGACACGGCAGGCCAGGAGCGGTACCAGACCATCACCAAGCAGTACTACCGGCGGGCGCAG GGCATCTTCCTGGTGTACGACATCGGCAGCGAGCGCTCCTACCAGCACATCGTGAAGTGGGCCAGCGACGTGGATgag taCGCGCCCGACGGCGTCCAGAAAATCCTCATCGGGAACAAGGCGGACGAGGAGCACAAGAGGCAAGTGGCCAGAGAGCAAGGGCTGCAG CTGGCCAGGGAGTACGGGATGGACTTCTACGAGACCAGCGCCTGCAGCAACCTCAACATCAAGGAg tccTTCACGCGGCTGAcggagctggtgctgcaggcGCATCGCAAGGagctggaggggctgcggggccccccccgcacccccaccctGGCCCGCCTGGAGGAGGAcgagcagcagcccccggggagcgAGGACAGCCCCAAAGCCTGCTGGTGTTGA
- the UNC93B1 gene encoding protein unc-93 homolog B1, with the protein MEKDPSCYQDAAKTVAGDGLGAEGTEAQLDDFVGAHPDYNEEEEEQKYFRRKRLGVVKNVLAASLAGMLTYGVYLGLLEMQLILHYDETYREVKYSNIQLEDIDRKVLMGINVTPVAALLYTPVLIRFFGTKWAMFLAVGIYALFVSSNYWERYYTLVPSAVAIGVAIVPLWASMGNYITRMAQKYYEYVNYKEEHVQEQQRAPRGACNAYVVVFQTVFYACFHLSFVCAQMPMLFFLNNYLYQLNHTLSGVKHCGTLSHGTLPGFNKTVLQSLPRSVNLIIVESALMAAAFLAMLVVLVLCGSAYRPTEEIDLRSIGWGNIFQLPFKHMRDYRLRHLFPLFIYSGFEVLFVCTGFSLNYGVCALGLEKLAYLLMAYGFSASACSSLALCMLRLRRQIPLLAGALIHAGLLVTLFCWAPEPRQRVQAPLLYAIVVLWGTGSALNKTSISILLGMLYEDKERQDFVFTIYHWWQALAIFTVYLWSGLPMKAKLSIMLLTLAVAVGAYLWMEHKLAQHVAYRLPRIPRPRHKMRGYRYLEEDDSDETGSEGDGGKDDNDEHPAEATSGDELPKDDGDQLG; encoded by the exons ATGGAGAAAGACCCCAGCTGCTACCAGGATGCGGCCAAGACGGTGGCGGGTGACGGGCTGGGCGCCGAGGGGACAGAGGCGCAG CTGGATGATTTTGTGGGTGCTCACCCCGACTAcaacgaggaggaggaggagcagaagtACTTCCGCCGCAAGCGCCTCGGCGTGGTCAAGAACGTGCTGGCCGCCAGCCTGGCCGGCATGCTCACCTACGGCGTCTACCTGG gcctccTGGAGATGCAGCTGATCCTGCACTACGATGAGACCTACCGGGAGGTGAAGTACAGCAACATACAGCTGGAGGACATCGACCGCAAGGTGCTGATGGGCATCAACGTCACCCCCGTCGCGGCGCTGCTCTACACGCCTGTCCTCATCAG GTTTTTCGGCACCAAGTGGGCCATGTTCCTGGCGGTGGGAATCTATGCCCTCTTCGTCTCCAGCAACTACTGGGAGCGCTACTACACGCTGGTGCCCTCCGCTGTGGCCATCGGGGTGGCCATCGTGCCCCTCTGGGCCTCCATGGGCAACTACATCACGCG GATGGCCCAGAAGTACTATGAGTACGTCAACTACAAGGAGGAGCACGTGCAGGAGCAgcagcgggcgccgcggggcgccTGCAACGCCTACGTCGTCGTCTTCCAGACCGTCTTCTACGCCTGCTTCCAC CTGAGCTTCGTCTGCGCTCAGATGCCCATGCTCTTCTTCCTCAACAACTACCTCTACCAGCTCAACCACACGCTCTCCGGGGTCAAGCACTGCG GGACCCTGAGCCACGGCACGCTGCCCGGCTTCAACAAGACAGTGCTGCAAAGCCTTCCTCGCAGCGTCAACCTCATCATCGTGGAGAGCGCCCTGATGGCGGCCGCCTTCCTCGCCATGCTGGTG GTCCTGGTGCTCTGCGGCTCGGCGTATCGGCCCACGGAGGAGATCGACCTGCGCAGCATCGGCTGGGGGAACATCTTCCAGCTGCCCTTCAAGCACATGCGGGACTACCGCCTGCGCCACCTCTTCCCTTTGTTCATCTACAGCGGCTTCGAGGTGCTCTTCGTCTGCACTGGCTTCTCCCTG AACTACGGCGTGtgtgccctggggctggagaaGCTGGCGTACCTCCTCATGGCCTACGGCTTCTCTGCCTCggcctgctccagcctggcccttTGCATGCTGCGCCTGCGGCGGCAGATCCCGCTGCTGGCCGGAGCCCTCATCCACGCCGGCCTCCTGGTGACTCTCTTCTGCTGGGCACCAGAGCCCCGGCAGCGGGTCCAGGCGCCGCTGCTCTACGCCATAGTCGTGCTCTGGGGCACGGGGAGCGCCCTCAACAAGACCAGCATTAGCA TCCTCCTGGGCATGCTGTACGAGGACAAGGAGCGCCAAGACTTCGTCTTCACCATCTACCACTGGTGGCAGGCCCTGGCGATCTTCACCGTCTACCTGTGGTCAGGGCTGCCCATGAAG GCCAAGCTCTCCATCATGCTGCTGACACTGGCGGTGGCGGTTGGGGCTTACCTCTGGATGGAGCACAAGCTGGCACAGCACGTGGCGTACCGCCTGCCCCGCATCCCCCGCCCGCGCCACAAGATGCGTGGCTACCGCTACTTGGAGGAGGACGACTCGGATGAGACCGGCTCGGAGGGCGATGGCGGCAAGGACGACAATGATGAGCACCCAGCAGAGGCCACCAGCGGGGATGAGCTGCCAAAAGATGATGGGGACCAACTGGGTTAG
- the MAX gene encoding protein max isoform X2, which yields MSDNDDIEVESDEEQPRFQSAADKRAHHNALERKRRDHIKDSFHSLRDSVPSLQGEKASRAQILDKATEYIQYMRRKNHTHQQDIDDLKRQNALLEQQVRALEKARSSAQLQANYPSTDNSLYTNPKGSTISAFDGGSDSSSDSEPDEPQSRKKLRMEAS from the exons ATGAGCGACAACGATGACATCGAGGTGGAGAGCGAC GAGGAGCAGCCGAGGTTTCAGTCCGCG GCCGACAAACGGGCTCATCACAACGCGCTGGAACGCAAGCGCAGGGACCACATCAAGGACAGCTTCCACAGCCTGCGGGACTCCGTCCCCTCCCTCCAAGGAGAGAAG GCATCCCGGGCCCAAATCCTGGACAAAGCCACAGAGTACATCCAGTACATGCGCCGGAAAAACCACACGCACCAGCAGGACATCGACGACCTCAAGCGGCAGAACGCTCTCCTGGAGCAGCAAG TGCGCGCGCTGGAGAAGGCCCGGTCGAGCGCCCAGCTGCAGGCCAACTACCCCTCGACGGACAACAGCCTCTACACCAACCCCAAGGGCAGCACCATCTCCGCCTTCGACGGCGGCTCCGACTCCAGCTCCGACTCGGAGCCCGACGAGCCGCAGAGCAGGAAGAAGCTGCGTATGGAGGCCAGTTAg
- the RAB15 gene encoding ras-related protein Rab-15 isoform X3 → MAKQYDVLFRLLLLGDSGVGKTCLLCRFTDNQFHPAHISTIGVDFKMKTIEVDGIKVRIQIWDTAGQERYQTITKQYYRRAQGIFLVYDIGSERSYQHIVKWASDVDEYAPDGVQKILIGNKADEEHKRQVAREQGLQLAREYGMDFYETSACSNLNIKESFTRLTELVLQAHRKELEGLRGPPRTPTLARLEEDEQQPPGSEDSPKACWC, encoded by the exons atggccaagcagtACGACGTGCTCttccggctgctgctgctgggggactCGGGCGTGGGCAAGACCTGCCTGCTCTGCCGCTTCACCGACAACCAGTTCCACCCCGCCCACATCTCCACCATCG gtgTCGACTTCAAGATGAAGACCATCGAAGTGGACGGCATTAAGGTGCGGATACAGATCTG GGACACGGCAGGCCAGGAGCGGTACCAGACCATCACCAAGCAGTACTACCGGCGGGCGCAG GGCATCTTCCTGGTGTACGACATCGGCAGCGAGCGCTCCTACCAGCACATCGTGAAGTGGGCCAGCGACGTGGATgag taCGCGCCCGACGGCGTCCAGAAAATCCTCATCGGGAACAAGGCGGACGAGGAGCACAAGAGGCAAGTGGCCAGAGAGCAAGGGCTGCAG CTGGCCAGGGAGTACGGGATGGACTTCTACGAGACCAGCGCCTGCAGCAACCTCAACATCAAGGAg tccTTCACGCGGCTGAcggagctggtgctgcaggcGCATCGCAAGGagctggaggggctgcggggccccccccgcacccccaccctGGCCCGCCTGGAGGAGGAcgagcagcagcccccggggagcgAGGACAGCCCCAAAGCCTGCTGGTGTTGA
- the CHURC1 gene encoding protein Churchill isoform X4: MCGGCVGTEYPERCGRRDFVLLGNRAAGLHGGDEIVTYDHLCKNCHHLIARHEYTFSVVDDYQEYTMLCLLCGRAEDSISILPDDPRQMTPLF, from the exons aTGTGCGGGGGCTGCGTGGGCACCGAGTACCCGGAGCGG TGCGGCCGCCGGGACTTCGTGCTGCTCGGCAACCGCGCCGCCGGCCTGCACGGCGGGGACGAGATCGTCACCTACGACC ACCTGTGCAAGAACTGCCACCACCTGATCGCGCGCCACGAGTACACCTTCAGCGTGGTGGATGACTACCAG GAGTACACCATGCTGTGCCTGCTCTGCGGCCGGGCCGAGGACTCCATCAGCATCCTGCCCGACGACCCCCGCCAGATGACCCCGCTCTTCTGA
- the GPX2 gene encoding glutathione peroxidase 2, producing the protein MTVPIAKSFYDLSATSLQGEKVDFNVFRGRVVLIENVASLUGTTVRDYTQLNQLQARYPRRLVVLGFPCNQFGYQENGTNEEILNSLKHVRPGGGFEPNFTLFQKCQVNGQDTHPVFAYLKAHLPAPADEAAHLMAEPRFLTWSPVRRSDISWNFEKFLVGPEGEPFRRYSPRTPTAQLEPDIQRLLKLAK; encoded by the exons ATGACCGTCCCCATCGCCAAGTCCTTCTACGACCTGAGCGCCACCTCCTTGCAGGGGGAGAAGGTGGACTTCAACGTCTTCCGGGGCCGCGTGGTCCTCATCGAGAACGTGGCGTCCCTCTGAGGCACCACGGTGCGGGACTACACCCAGCTCAACCAGCTGCAAGCCCGCTACCCCCGGCGGCTGGTCGTGCTGGGCTTCCCCTGCAACCAATTTGGCTACCAG GAGAACGGCACCAACGAGGAGATCCTCAACAGCCTGAAGCACGTGCGGCCGGGGGGCGGCTTCGAGCCCAACTTCACCCTCTTCCAGAAGTGCCAGGTGAACGGGCAGGACACCCACCCCGTCTTCGCCTACCTGAAGGCTCACCTGCCCGCGCCGGCCGACGAGGCGGCACACCTGATGGCCGAGCCCCGCTTCCTCACCTGGAGCCCGGTGCGGCGCTCCGACATCTCCTGGAACTTTGAGAAGTTCCTGGTGGGTCCCGAGGGGGAACCTTTCCGGCGCTACAGCCCCCGCACGCCCACCGCCCAGCTGGAGCCCGACATCCAGCGCCTCCTCAAGCTGGCCAAGTAG
- the FNTB gene encoding protein farnesyltransferase subunit beta isoform X2 — MAGASPSPGGRRRLRDDGLRTATSAEQTKVEDIVQEVFDACKTNHHASQFVLQREKHFHYLKRGLRQLTEAYECLDASRPWLCYWILHSLELLDEPIPQSVASDVCQFLSRCQSPQGGFGGGPGQHPHLAPTYAAVNALCIIGTEEAFGVIDRKKLLEYLHSLKQPDGSFLMHVGGEVDVRSAYCAASVASLTNILTPALFAGTAEWIARCQNWEGGIGGVPGMEAHGGYTFCGVAALVILKKEHLLNLRSLLHWVTGRQMRFEGGFQGRCNKLVDGCYSFWQAGLLPLLHRALHARGDAALSMARWMFDQSALQEYILLCCQCPAGGLLDKPGKSRDFYHTCYCLSGLAIAQHFGSGDLHHEVVLGVPENRLATHPVYNIAPEKVVRAVMHFLQQPVPSLEPAAAAD, encoded by the exons ATGGCGggagcctccccctcccccggcgggcggcggcggctgcgggacgACGGGCTGCGGACCGCCACCTCCGCCGAGCAG ACCAAGGTGGAAGATATCGTGCAGGAGGTCTTCGACGCCTGCAAGACGAACCATCACGCCTCGCA ATTCGTCCTGCAGCGGGAGAAGCACTTCCATTACCTGAAGAGAGGCCTCCGGCAGCTGACCGAAGCCTACGAG TGTCTGGACGCCAGCCGCCCCTGGCTCTGCTACTGGATCCTGCACAGCTTGGAGCTGCTGGACGAGCCCATTCCCCAGTCGGTCGCCTCTGA cGTCTGCCAGTTCCTGAGCCGCTGCCAGAGCCCCCAGGGCGGCTTCGGGGGGGGCCCCGGCCAGCACCCCCATCTCGCCCCCACCTATGCCGCCGTCAACGCGCTCTGCATCATCGGCACGGAGGAGGCGTTCGGTGTCATCGACAG GAAGAAGCTGCTGGAGTACCTGCACTCGCTGAAGCAGCCCGACGGCTCCTTCCTCATGCACGTCGGCGGCGAGGTGGACGTCAG GAGCGCCTACTGCGCCGCCTCCGTGGCCTCGCTGACCAACATCCTCACGCCCGCGCTCTTCGCCGGCACGGCCGAGTGGATAGCGAG GTGCCAGAACTGGGAGGGCGGCATCGGCGGGGTGCCGGGCATGGAGGCCCACGGCGGCTACACCTTCTGTGGCGTGGCGGCCTTGGTCATCCTCAAGAAGGAACATCTGCTGAACCTCCGGAGCTTGCTG CACTGGGTGACCGGCCGGCAGATGCGCTTCGAGGGCGGCTTCCAGGGCCGCTGCAACAAGCTGGTGGACGGCTGCTACTCCTTCTGGCAAGCCggcctcctgcccctgctccaccGCGCCCTCCACGCCAGGG GCGACGCGGCGCTCAGCATGGCGCGCTGGATGTTCGACCAGTCTGCGCTGCAGGAATACATCCTCCTGTGCTGCCAGTGCCCGGCCGGGGGGCTGCTCGACAAGCCGGGCAA GTCCCGGGATTTTTACCACACCTGCTACTGCCTGAGCGGGCTGGCCATCGCCCAGCACTTCGGCAGCGGCGACCTCCACCACGAGGTGGTCCTGGGCGTCCCCGAGAACCGCCTG GCCACGCACCCCGTCTACAACATCGCCCCGGAAAAGGTGGTGAGAGCGGTGATGCACTTCTTGCAGCAGCCTGTGCCCAGCCTGGAGCCGGCGGCCGCTGCCGActag
- the FNTB gene encoding protein farnesyltransferase subunit beta isoform X1: protein MAGASPSPGGRRRLRDDGLRTATSAEQTKVEDIVQEVFDACKTNHHASQFVLQREKHFHYLKRGLRQLTEAYECLDASRPWLCYWILHSLELLDEPIPQSVASDVCQFLSRCQSPQGGFGGGPGQHPHLAPTYAAVNALCIIGTEEAFGVIDRKKLLEYLHSLKQPDGSFLMHVGGEVDVRSAYCAASVASLTNILTPALFAGTAEWIARCQNWEGGIGGVPGMEAHGGYTFCGVAALVILKKEHLLNLRSLLHWVTGRQMRFEGGFQGRCNKLVDGCYSFWQAGLLPLLHRALHARGDAALSMARWMFDQSALQEYILLCCQCPAGGLLDKPGKSRDFYHTCYCLSGLAIAQHFGSGDLHHEVVLGVPENRLQATHPVYNIAPEKVVRAVMHFLQQPVPSLEPAAAAD from the exons ATGGCGggagcctccccctcccccggcgggcggcggcggctgcgggacgACGGGCTGCGGACCGCCACCTCCGCCGAGCAG ACCAAGGTGGAAGATATCGTGCAGGAGGTCTTCGACGCCTGCAAGACGAACCATCACGCCTCGCA ATTCGTCCTGCAGCGGGAGAAGCACTTCCATTACCTGAAGAGAGGCCTCCGGCAGCTGACCGAAGCCTACGAG TGTCTGGACGCCAGCCGCCCCTGGCTCTGCTACTGGATCCTGCACAGCTTGGAGCTGCTGGACGAGCCCATTCCCCAGTCGGTCGCCTCTGA cGTCTGCCAGTTCCTGAGCCGCTGCCAGAGCCCCCAGGGCGGCTTCGGGGGGGGCCCCGGCCAGCACCCCCATCTCGCCCCCACCTATGCCGCCGTCAACGCGCTCTGCATCATCGGCACGGAGGAGGCGTTCGGTGTCATCGACAG GAAGAAGCTGCTGGAGTACCTGCACTCGCTGAAGCAGCCCGACGGCTCCTTCCTCATGCACGTCGGCGGCGAGGTGGACGTCAG GAGCGCCTACTGCGCCGCCTCCGTGGCCTCGCTGACCAACATCCTCACGCCCGCGCTCTTCGCCGGCACGGCCGAGTGGATAGCGAG GTGCCAGAACTGGGAGGGCGGCATCGGCGGGGTGCCGGGCATGGAGGCCCACGGCGGCTACACCTTCTGTGGCGTGGCGGCCTTGGTCATCCTCAAGAAGGAACATCTGCTGAACCTCCGGAGCTTGCTG CACTGGGTGACCGGCCGGCAGATGCGCTTCGAGGGCGGCTTCCAGGGCCGCTGCAACAAGCTGGTGGACGGCTGCTACTCCTTCTGGCAAGCCggcctcctgcccctgctccaccGCGCCCTCCACGCCAGGG GCGACGCGGCGCTCAGCATGGCGCGCTGGATGTTCGACCAGTCTGCGCTGCAGGAATACATCCTCCTGTGCTGCCAGTGCCCGGCCGGGGGGCTGCTCGACAAGCCGGGCAA GTCCCGGGATTTTTACCACACCTGCTACTGCCTGAGCGGGCTGGCCATCGCCCAGCACTTCGGCAGCGGCGACCTCCACCACGAGGTGGTCCTGGGCGTCCCCGAGAACCGCCTG CAGGCCACGCACCCCGTCTACAACATCGCCCCGGAAAAGGTGGTGAGAGCGGTGATGCACTTCTTGCAGCAGCCTGTGCCCAGCCTGGAGCCGGCGGCCGCTGCCGActag